From the genome of Virgibacillus siamensis, one region includes:
- a CDS encoding RNA polymerase sigma factor, giving the protein MVKEEMVSDELYHAMELLLRELTPKQRLAILLSGMDYTAQETAQMTGTSEDAVKAALRRARKRLERSKHEDDQNIDDDRINTYITVLQNGNSEKLIDLYQREIMEPLQISNQSAHIGPGSLPSLQQISGAGLSYILVAVRIQSGKMLFIPFYRSEWLNLWLTQGFSFAA; this is encoded by the coding sequence ATGGTAAAGGAAGAAATGGTATCCGATGAATTGTATCACGCCATGGAATTATTACTGCGTGAACTTACACCTAAACAACGCTTGGCTATCTTATTGTCAGGTATGGATTATACTGCGCAGGAAACCGCACAGATGACAGGAACAAGTGAAGATGCAGTTAAAGCAGCTCTCCGAAGGGCCAGAAAAAGGTTGGAGCGGAGCAAACACGAAGATGATCAGAATATAGATGATGACAGAATAAATACGTACATTACCGTATTGCAAAACGGTAATTCCGAAAAATTGATTGATCTTTACCAAAGAGAAATAATGGAACCGCTTCAGATATCCAACCAATCTGCACATATTGGTCCCGGTTCACTTCCGTCATTGCAGCAAATTTCAGGCGCTGGTCTGTCATACATTCTTGTGGCAGTCCGGATTCAAAGCGGAAAAATGCTATTTATACCGTTTTACCGTTCAGAATGGCTGAATTTATGGTTAACACAGGGTTTTTCATTCGCGGCATAA
- the gpmI gene encoding 2,3-bisphosphoglycerate-independent phosphoglycerate mutase, whose product MNQDKLAALIILDGFGIRGEEKGNAVKQAKTPNFDRFWKKYPHNQLNASGKAVGLPEGQMGNSEVGHLNIGAGRIVYQSLTRVNLSIEEGDFFEKEAFLKSIQNAKEKGKALHIFGLLSDGGVHSHINHLFALLKLASDNDLQDVYVHAFLDGRDVGPQTAKKYIKQTEEKMKAYGIGQLATISGRYYSMDRDKRWERVKKAYDAMVYGEGPKYKDPYELVDDSYENGIYDEFVIPSVLTDKNDEPIGKVQDGDSIIFYNFRPDRAIQISRTFANEDFHDFDRGDAVPKNLDFVMLTNFSESIDGYVAYNPVNLDNTVGEVLSQNNMNQLRIAETEKYPHVTFFMSGGREQEFPGEKRVLIDSPKVATYDLKPEMSAFEVTDALLKELDSGQPNAIILNFANPDMVGHSGKLEPTIKAIEAVDECLGKVVDKILDLGGNAIITADHGNSDEVVTMEDEPMTTHTTNPVPVIVTKEDAELREGGILADLSPTLLDLLDVEKSAEMTGETLIKK is encoded by the coding sequence ATGAATCAGGATAAACTAGCTGCCTTGATCATTCTTGATGGTTTTGGTATCCGGGGTGAGGAAAAGGGTAATGCAGTAAAACAAGCAAAAACACCTAATTTTGACCGGTTTTGGAAGAAATACCCGCATAACCAGCTGAATGCCAGTGGTAAGGCGGTCGGACTTCCGGAAGGGCAAATGGGGAATTCGGAAGTAGGGCATTTAAATATCGGTGCCGGCCGTATCGTATATCAAAGTCTGACACGGGTAAACCTGTCCATTGAGGAAGGTGACTTTTTTGAAAAAGAAGCTTTTCTGAAATCAATTCAAAATGCAAAAGAAAAAGGTAAAGCACTGCATATATTTGGCCTGCTTTCAGATGGCGGTGTGCACAGTCATATTAACCATTTGTTTGCATTGCTGAAATTGGCCAGTGACAATGACCTGCAGGATGTTTATGTTCATGCCTTTTTGGATGGCCGTGATGTCGGACCGCAAACGGCGAAGAAATATATTAAACAAACCGAAGAAAAAATGAAAGCATATGGTATCGGTCAACTGGCAACCATTTCAGGAAGGTATTATTCAATGGACCGCGACAAACGGTGGGAACGTGTTAAAAAAGCTTATGATGCCATGGTATATGGTGAGGGACCGAAATATAAAGATCCATATGAGCTTGTTGATGATTCTTATGAAAATGGAATTTATGATGAGTTTGTTATTCCGTCTGTACTGACTGATAAAAACGATGAGCCAATCGGCAAGGTGCAGGATGGGGATTCTATTATCTTTTACAACTTCCGTCCTGACCGGGCAATTCAAATTTCCCGCACGTTTGCCAATGAGGATTTTCATGACTTTGATCGTGGTGATGCAGTACCTAAAAATCTGGACTTTGTCATGCTGACGAATTTCAGTGAATCAATTGATGGTTATGTAGCTTATAATCCAGTGAATTTGGATAATACAGTCGGTGAGGTGCTGTCACAGAACAACATGAACCAGCTGCGTATTGCCGAAACGGAAAAATATCCGCATGTAACCTTTTTCATGAGCGGCGGTCGTGAGCAGGAATTCCCCGGTGAAAAGCGGGTTCTGATTGATTCACCAAAAGTGGCAACATATGATTTGAAGCCGGAAATGAGTGCATTCGAGGTAACAGATGCGCTCTTGAAGGAACTGGACTCCGGGCAGCCCAATGCTATCATACTGAATTTTGCCAACCCGGACATGGTTGGTCATTCAGGCAAGCTCGAACCAACCATCAAGGCGATTGAAGCAGTTGATGAATGCCTTGGAAAGGTCGTGGATAAAATTCTCGATCTTGGCGGAAATGCAATTATTACTGCCGATCATGGTAACTCAGATGAAGTGGTCACGATGGAAGATGAACCGATGACTACGCATACGACAAATCCAGTACCTGTTATCGTGACAAAAGAAGATGCTGAACTTCGCGAAGGTGGAATTCTAGCGGATCTGTCACCAACATTGCTTGATTTACTCGATGTAGAAAAATCAGCTGAAATGACTGGTGAAACGTTAATTAAAAAATGA
- a CDS encoding phosphoglycerate kinase, which produces MNKKTLQDLDVTGKKVFCRVDFNVPMKDGEVTDDTRIKAALPTIRQLTENGAAVILASHLGRPKGKTVEELRLDPVAARLSDLIGKEVIKTDEVVGGEVEEALSQLGNGDILLIENVRFEAGEEKNDPELAQAFADMADLYVNDAFGAAHRAHASTTGVAELLPSAAGLLLEKEIEVLGKALDNPERPFTAIIGGAKVKDKINVIDNLLDKVDNLIIGGGLAYTFVKAQGHEIGKSLLEEDKIDLAKEFMQKAKDKGVHFVLPKDAVVADDFSEDANTKITAIDEIPADWEALDIGPKTREAYEQIVADSKLVIWNGPMGVFEMNAFAGGTRAVAEALANTEGYTIIGGGDSAAAVEKFGFADEMDHVSTGGGASLEFMEGKVLPGVQVLDEK; this is translated from the coding sequence ATGAACAAGAAAACACTTCAGGATTTGGATGTTACGGGTAAAAAAGTTTTTTGCCGCGTTGATTTCAACGTTCCAATGAAAGATGGTGAAGTGACAGATGATACACGCATTAAAGCGGCACTTCCGACAATTCGTCAACTGACTGAAAATGGTGCAGCAGTCATTCTGGCGAGTCATCTGGGACGGCCAAAAGGAAAAACGGTTGAAGAACTTCGCCTTGATCCCGTTGCGGCCAGACTCAGTGACCTGATTGGAAAAGAAGTCATCAAAACAGATGAAGTAGTCGGGGGCGAAGTGGAAGAGGCTCTTTCCCAGCTTGGTAATGGGGATATTTTACTGATTGAAAATGTTCGTTTTGAAGCTGGTGAGGAAAAGAATGACCCGGAACTGGCGCAAGCATTTGCCGATATGGCTGATTTGTATGTGAATGATGCGTTCGGTGCGGCACACCGTGCACATGCTTCGACAACAGGCGTTGCCGAACTGCTGCCGTCAGCAGCGGGTCTGTTATTGGAAAAAGAAATCGAAGTTCTGGGTAAAGCACTGGACAACCCTGAGCGCCCGTTTACAGCCATTATTGGCGGTGCAAAAGTAAAAGATAAGATTAACGTCATTGATAATCTGCTTGATAAAGTAGACAATCTGATTATCGGCGGTGGTCTTGCTTATACATTTGTAAAGGCACAGGGGCATGAAATCGGAAAGTCATTGTTGGAAGAGGACAAAATTGATCTGGCAAAAGAATTTATGCAAAAAGCAAAAGATAAAGGCGTCCATTTTGTATTGCCGAAAGATGCAGTAGTTGCGGATGATTTTTCCGAAGATGCCAATACGAAAATCACCGCAATCGATGAAATTCCAGCCGATTGGGAGGCGTTGGACATTGGTCCGAAAACCCGTGAAGCCTATGAACAGATTGTAGCTGATTCGAAGCTGGTCATCTGGAACGGTCCAATGGGTGTATTTGAAATGAACGCTTTTGCCGGTGGAACGAGAGCGGTTGCTGAAGCACTTGCCAATACGGAAGGATATACGATTATAGGTGGCGGGGACTCCGCAGCAGCGGTTGAAAAGTTCGGGTTCGCTGACGAAATGGATCATGTTTCAACCGGTGGCGGAGCATCACTAGAATTTATGGAAGGTAAAGTTCTTCCAGGCGTACAAGTGTTGGATGAAAAATAA
- the tpiA gene encoding triose-phosphate isomerase → MRKNVIAANWKMNKVFAEAKQFADDVVNKVPADDHVEAIVCAPFPFLPELVEKSKGTPVKIGAQNMHYEENGAFTGEVSPVMLSDLGVTHVVIGHSERRAYFAETDETVNKKAHAAFSHNLTPIICVGETLEQREANETKHHIENQVRKALEGLTDEQTASVIIAYEPIWAIGTGKTASSEDANEVCAHIRNVIKDVTSEAVAEKVVIQYGGSVKPANVDELLAQSDIDGALVGGASLEAESFLKLVEAGTK, encoded by the coding sequence ATGCGGAAAAATGTAATTGCTGCCAACTGGAAAATGAACAAGGTATTTGCAGAAGCAAAACAATTTGCTGATGATGTTGTAAATAAGGTGCCGGCTGATGATCATGTGGAAGCGATTGTCTGTGCACCGTTTCCATTTTTGCCGGAACTTGTAGAGAAATCAAAAGGTACACCTGTTAAAATCGGTGCCCAAAATATGCATTATGAAGAAAACGGCGCTTTTACCGGTGAAGTAAGCCCGGTTATGTTAAGTGATTTGGGTGTCACACATGTTGTCATCGGCCATTCGGAGCGTCGCGCATATTTTGCTGAAACCGATGAAACTGTTAATAAAAAAGCACATGCAGCATTCAGTCATAATCTTACTCCAATCATCTGTGTAGGAGAAACCCTGGAACAACGGGAAGCGAATGAAACGAAGCATCATATTGAAAATCAGGTACGTAAAGCATTGGAAGGCTTAACTGATGAACAGACCGCTTCCGTAATCATTGCCTATGAACCTATCTGGGCAATTGGTACAGGTAAAACAGCTTCAAGTGAAGATGCCAATGAAGTGTGTGCGCATATCCGGAATGTAATCAAAGATGTGACATCAGAAGCTGTTGCTGAAAAAGTTGTGATTCAATATGGCGGAAGTGTTAAGCCAGCCAATGTTGATGAGCTGCTGGCACAATCTGATATTGACGGAGCATTGGTCGGCGGTGCCAGTCTTGAAGCAGAATCATTTCTCAAACTCGTGGAGGCAGGTACGAAATGA
- the gap gene encoding type I glyceraldehyde-3-phosphate dehydrogenase, producing the protein MAVKLGINGFGRIGRNVFRQALKNDEVEVVAVNDLTDANMLAHLLKYDSVHGILDEEVTVNGSNIVVDGKEIKVLSERDPANLGWGDLGVEVVIESTGRFTQRDDAKKHLDAGAKKVIISAPAKEEDLTMVMGVNEQDYDPAKHHILSNASCTTNGIAPLAKVLHDKFGLKRGLMTTVHSYTNDQQILDLPHKDYRRARAAAQNIIPTTTGAAKVVGKVLPDLNGKLNGMAIRVPTPDGSIIDLVAELDQNVTEEEVNKAFKEAAEGELKGILEYTEAPLVSSDIVGNTHSSIFDSISTMTMEDNMVKVVSWYDNEMGYSSRCVDMAVYIQNQGL; encoded by the coding sequence ATGGCAGTAAAATTAGGTATAAACGGATTTGGACGAATTGGACGTAATGTTTTCCGTCAGGCACTGAAAAATGATGAAGTAGAGGTTGTTGCAGTAAACGATTTAACCGATGCAAACATGCTTGCACACTTGCTTAAGTATGACTCTGTTCATGGTATTTTGGATGAAGAGGTTACTGTGAACGGCTCAAACATTGTTGTGGACGGCAAGGAAATCAAAGTATTGTCTGAACGCGATCCGGCTAACCTTGGGTGGGGCGACCTCGGTGTGGAAGTTGTAATTGAATCAACCGGACGTTTCACACAACGTGACGATGCTAAAAAACACCTGGATGCAGGAGCTAAAAAAGTAATTATTTCAGCACCGGCAAAAGAAGAAGACTTGACAATGGTAATGGGTGTAAACGAACAGGATTACGATCCGGCAAAACACCATATTCTTTCCAACGCTTCCTGTACAACAAATGGTATTGCACCACTTGCAAAAGTGCTGCATGACAAATTCGGTCTGAAACGCGGTTTGATGACAACCGTACACTCATATACAAACGACCAGCAAATTCTTGATTTGCCGCATAAAGATTATCGCAGAGCACGTGCAGCAGCACAAAATATTATCCCGACAACAACCGGTGCAGCAAAGGTTGTTGGAAAAGTGCTGCCGGACTTGAACGGCAAACTGAATGGTATGGCAATCCGTGTTCCAACTCCAGACGGTTCTATTATCGACCTTGTAGCGGAATTGGATCAGAATGTTACTGAAGAAGAAGTGAACAAAGCATTCAAAGAAGCTGCAGAAGGCGAATTGAAGGGTATTCTGGAATATACGGAAGCACCGCTTGTCTCAAGTGACATTGTCGGAAACACCCATTCATCCATTTTTGACAGTATTTCAACGATGACAATGGAAGATAACATGGTTAAGGTTGTTTCCTGGTATGACAACGAAATGGGTTACTCTTCACGCTGTGTTGATATGGCAGTATATATTCAGAATCAAGGGCTGTAA
- the clpP gene encoding ATP-dependent Clp endopeptidase proteolytic subunit ClpP, with amino-acid sequence MSNVIPYVVDQTNHGERSYDIYSRLLKDRVVFLGTEVNDEVANSVVAQLLFLAAEDSEKDISLYINSPGGSITAGFAIYDTMQFIQPDVQTICTGFAASFGAMLLVAGTKGKRLALPNSEIVIHQPLGGAKGQASDIEISARRIIQTRKRINTILSERTGQPIDRINKDTDRDYFMTAEEAKEYGMIDKVVKSVDSV; translated from the coding sequence ATGTCAAATGTCATTCCATATGTCGTTGATCAAACAAATCATGGAGAGCGATCCTATGATATTTATTCCAGGTTACTAAAAGACAGGGTAGTATTCCTTGGTACAGAAGTAAATGATGAAGTTGCGAATAGTGTCGTTGCACAGTTATTGTTTTTAGCTGCGGAGGATTCGGAAAAGGATATTTCACTATATATTAACAGCCCGGGAGGATCCATCACAGCAGGATTCGCAATTTATGATACAATGCAGTTTATTCAGCCGGATGTACAAACAATATGCACCGGATTTGCGGCGTCATTTGGTGCCATGCTGCTTGTAGCCGGAACAAAGGGTAAGCGGCTCGCGCTGCCAAACAGTGAAATCGTGATCCATCAGCCGTTGGGAGGGGCAAAGGGGCAGGCAAGTGATATTGAAATTAGTGCACGTCGTATTATCCAAACGCGAAAAAGGATTAACACTATTCTTTCCGAGCGTACCGGGCAACCAATTGATAGAATCAATAAAGATACAGATCGTGATTATTTCATGACAGCGGAAGAAGCCAAAGAATACGGGATGATTGACAAAGTTGTAAAATCAGTGGATTCGGTATAA
- a CDS encoding nitroreductase family protein → MTIELLDAIKQRRSVHSFKSSEVDMSILKRIFSYGTYAPTHYMKEPWNIKIYQENGKREFVNAILKSYQRIGMLKTDDDPKTIKMTESMREFLLKIPHHAVIFFEKEEDPVRYEEEYASVCAFIQNAQLAAWEFGVGMLWTITPYMHDTGFSKDIGLDPERFKIAAVMQIGYPAKIPRDKGRTPIEEKLEIVSE, encoded by the coding sequence ATGACCATCGAGTTACTGGATGCAATCAAACAACGCAGGTCCGTTCACAGTTTTAAAAGCAGCGAAGTGGATATGTCAATTTTAAAAAGAATATTTTCTTATGGCACGTATGCGCCAACGCATTATATGAAAGAACCGTGGAACATAAAAATCTACCAGGAAAATGGCAAACGTGAATTTGTTAATGCGATACTTAAAAGCTATCAGCGAATTGGAATGCTGAAAACTGATGATGACCCAAAGACAATTAAGATGACAGAGTCAATGCGGGAATTCCTTTTGAAAATACCGCACCATGCGGTCATCTTTTTTGAAAAAGAAGAAGATCCCGTGCGTTATGAGGAGGAATACGCTTCTGTCTGTGCATTTATTCAAAATGCTCAGTTGGCTGCATGGGAATTTGGTGTCGGAATGCTTTGGACAATCACCCCGTATATGCATGATACCGGTTTTTCCAAGGATATCGGATTGGATCCAGAAAGGTTTAAAATTGCTGCAGTAATGCAAATCGGGTACCCCGCAAAAATACCACGGGATAAAGGAAGGACACCGATTGAAGAAAAACTGGAGATCGTATCGGAATGA
- a CDS encoding sugar-binding transcriptional regulator, giving the protein MWELIDVQKKLYPDLLEIMQRRYSILQHIELLQPIGRRSLADNTEYTERFVRGEVDFLQEQGLIHVTAKGMQITKAGKLVIDHLSEFMREAMGLSVLEKQLKDRLQVKEVIIVPGNSDEHNWVKQEMGKVCISNLKKVVKTGMTIAVTGGTTMAAAAEMMTPFEHAEDCRFVPARGGIGEKEENQANTIAARMARQANGSYRLLYVPDPLSETSYQTMINEPSIQDTLQLIKSAGIVLHGIGDALTMAERRKTPKEVYRKLEKSEAVSEAFGYYFDRQGDVVHKVRTIGIQLDDLTDAQQVMTIAGGESKANAIASYFKKGNSDLLITDEAAAEKILKG; this is encoded by the coding sequence ATGTGGGAATTAATTGATGTACAGAAAAAATTATATCCTGATTTGCTGGAAATTATGCAGCGTCGATATTCTATCCTGCAGCATATTGAATTGCTTCAGCCGATTGGACGGCGCAGCCTTGCCGACAACACGGAATATACCGAACGTTTTGTGCGGGGCGAAGTTGATTTTTTGCAGGAGCAGGGTCTGATTCATGTAACTGCAAAAGGAATGCAAATAACGAAAGCGGGAAAACTGGTTATTGACCACTTGTCGGAATTTATGCGAGAAGCAATGGGATTGAGTGTTTTAGAAAAGCAGCTCAAGGATAGATTACAAGTGAAAGAGGTTATAATCGTTCCCGGAAACAGCGATGAACACAATTGGGTTAAACAGGAAATGGGCAAAGTCTGCATTTCAAATTTGAAAAAAGTTGTAAAAACCGGCATGACGATTGCTGTTACGGGAGGTACGACAATGGCCGCTGCTGCTGAGATGATGACTCCGTTTGAACATGCGGAGGATTGCCGGTTTGTGCCAGCCAGAGGAGGGATTGGTGAAAAAGAAGAAAACCAGGCCAATACCATTGCAGCACGAATGGCAAGGCAGGCGAATGGTTCATACAGACTGTTGTATGTTCCGGATCCATTAAGTGAAACATCCTATCAGACGATGATTAATGAACCTTCCATACAGGATACATTGCAACTTATAAAAAGTGCTGGCATTGTACTGCATGGAATTGGTGATGCGCTGACAATGGCCGAACGGAGAAAGACTCCCAAAGAAGTTTACAGGAAATTGGAGAAATCCGAGGCTGTCAGTGAAGCATTTGGTTATTATTTTGACAGACAGGGTGATGTTGTTCATAAAGTCAGGACAATCGGCATTCAACTGGATGATTTGACAGACGCTCAGCAAGTTATGACAATCGCCGGGGGTGAATCGAAGGCAAACGCAATTGCTTCCTATTTTAAAAAAGGAAACAGTGATTTGCTGATCACCGATGAAGCGGCAGCAGAAAAGATATTGAAGGGGTAA
- the eno gene encoding phosphopyruvate hydratase yields MPYITDVYAREVLDSRGNPTVEVEVSTESGAFGAALVPSGASTGEYEAVELRDGDKNRYLGKGVEKAVQNVNDVIAPELLGVDVTRQNIIDQIMIELDGTENKRNLGANAILGVSMAAAHAASSYLGLPLYNYLGGFNAKTLPTPMMNILNGGEHADNNVDIQEFMIMPVAAPTFKEALRTGAEIFHALKNVLKSKGYNTGVGDEGGFAPNLKSNEEALETIVEAIEAAGYKPGEEVKLAMDVASSEIYEDGKYNLKGEGVVRTSAEMVDWYEVLINKYPIISIEDGLDENDWEGHKLLTDRIGDRVQLVGDDLFVTNTSKLSQGIEQGVGNSILVKVNQIGTLTETFEAVEMAKRAGYTAVISHRSGETEDATIADIAVATNAGQIKTGAPSRTDRVAKYNQLLRIEDELAGMGEYGGLKSFYNLK; encoded by the coding sequence ATGCCATACATTACAGACGTATATGCACGTGAAGTATTAGACTCAAGAGGAAATCCAACAGTAGAAGTGGAAGTATCCACCGAATCCGGTGCGTTTGGTGCCGCATTGGTGCCAAGTGGTGCATCAACAGGTGAATATGAAGCGGTTGAGCTTCGTGACGGTGATAAGAACCGTTATCTTGGAAAAGGTGTCGAAAAAGCAGTGCAGAACGTAAATGACGTGATTGCACCGGAACTGCTCGGTGTTGATGTGACACGTCAAAATATCATTGACCAAATCATGATTGAGCTGGATGGTACCGAAAACAAGAGAAATCTTGGTGCCAATGCCATTCTTGGTGTATCCATGGCAGCAGCCCACGCTGCGTCAAGCTATCTTGGATTGCCACTGTATAACTATCTTGGCGGGTTTAATGCAAAAACATTGCCTACACCAATGATGAATATCTTAAACGGTGGTGAACATGCCGATAACAATGTGGATATTCAGGAATTTATGATTATGCCGGTTGCTGCTCCAACATTTAAGGAAGCATTGCGTACCGGTGCGGAAATTTTTCATGCATTAAAAAATGTACTGAAATCCAAAGGTTATAACACCGGTGTCGGTGATGAAGGCGGCTTTGCACCAAACCTGAAATCAAATGAAGAAGCATTGGAAACAATCGTGGAAGCAATCGAAGCAGCAGGCTACAAGCCTGGTGAGGAAGTAAAGCTTGCAATGGATGTTGCCTCTTCCGAAATTTACGAAGATGGAAAGTATAATCTGAAAGGTGAAGGTGTAGTCCGAACTTCCGCCGAAATGGTTGATTGGTACGAAGTGCTCATTAACAAATATCCAATTATCTCCATTGAAGACGGTCTGGATGAAAATGACTGGGAAGGTCACAAACTTCTGACCGATCGTATCGGCGACCGTGTGCAACTGGTTGGTGACGATTTATTTGTAACGAACACAAGCAAATTGTCGCAGGGCATTGAACAAGGTGTTGGCAACTCCATACTGGTTAAAGTAAACCAGATCGGAACGTTGACCGAAACGTTCGAAGCTGTCGAAATGGCCAAGCGAGCCGGCTACACAGCAGTTATCTCACATCGTTCCGGCGAAACAGAAGACGCAACGATTGCGGATATCGCTGTTGCAACAAACGCCGGACAAATAAAAACCGGCGCACCATCACGTACAGACCGTGTTGCGAAGTACAATCAACTGCTTCGCATTGAAGATGAATTAGCCGGAATGGGTGAGTACGGCGGCTTAAAATCATTTTATAACTTGAAGTAA
- a CDS encoding RNA polymerase sigma factor, with protein MRPHVQKALAKANENFESAVQPYLNDLKNYCLSLTKSSWDGEDLMQETLIKAYKSWIKKPKQVSKAYFFELHPIHG; from the coding sequence ATGCGGCCGCATGTACAAAAAGCTCTAGCCAAAGCGAATGAAAACTTTGAAAGTGCTGTTCAGCCATACTTGAATGACTTAAAAAACTATTGCTTGTCATTGACAAAATCATCATGGGACGGCGAGGACCTGATGCAGGAAACGTTAATAAAAGCTTACAAAAGCTGGATTAAAAAACCAAAACAAGTATCCAAGGCTTATTTTTTCGAATTGCATCCAATACATGGATAG
- a CDS encoding nucleoside hydrolase, producing the protein MVKKVLLFGDIGIDDTIALIYSFFKDEIDIIGVVADYGNISRENALANVNYIRELLDIGNRVIIMGGAENPMTGENPKYFPEIHGEYGLGPIIPPEAEENEVVENFSKVVDIINEYKDELIIVNIGRLTSLATMFILYQSLMDNIKQYYIMGGAFWVPGNVTAVSEANFYGDPIAAQIVLKYARDVTILPLNVTQKAVVTPKMTDYIDQVGKLDIIKPMLDYYYNYYKQIYPDIRGGPMHDVVTLMAIIHEDMFTYRTLPVKIVQQETGVARGQSIADIRPGGPMEEKDKVRPQRIAFAMDYKKFYMDFMTTMSLQQSD; encoded by the coding sequence ATGGTCAAAAAAGTATTGCTTTTCGGGGATATCGGAATAGATGATACGATTGCACTTATTTATTCTTTTTTTAAGGATGAGATTGATATAATTGGGGTAGTGGCCGATTATGGAAATATTTCAAGAGAAAATGCGCTGGCTAATGTAAATTATATACGGGAACTGTTAGATATAGGGAATCGGGTTATTATTATGGGTGGTGCAGAAAACCCGATGACAGGGGAGAATCCGAAGTATTTTCCGGAAATTCACGGCGAATACGGGCTTGGTCCGATTATCCCGCCAGAGGCTGAAGAAAATGAAGTTGTCGAAAACTTTTCCAAGGTTGTCGATATCATTAATGAATACAAAGATGAATTAATCATCGTCAATATTGGGCGGCTTACATCGCTCGCAACCATGTTTATCTTATATCAGTCATTGATGGATAATATAAAACAGTATTATATTATGGGCGGGGCGTTTTGGGTTCCGGGAAATGTAACCGCTGTATCAGAAGCGAATTTTTATGGAGACCCTATCGCAGCCCAGATTGTGTTAAAATATGCTCGGGACGTAACCATTCTTCCGTTGAATGTGACACAAAAAGCGGTGGTCACACCTAAGATGACCGATTATATCGATCAGGTTGGGAAATTGGATATTATCAAACCGATGCTTGATTATTATTACAATTACTATAAACAAATTTATCCCGATATCCGGGGTGGCCCAATGCATGATGTGGTTACGTTAATGGCCATTATTCATGAAGATATGTTCACATACCGGACACTGCCGGTTAAAATAGTGCAGCAGGAAACTGGTGTTGCACGCGGGCAGAGTATCGCGGATATTCGTCCCGGTGGTCCAATGGAAGAAAAAGATAAAGTTCGGCCGCAACGAATTGCGTTTGCCATGGATTATAAAAAGTTTTACATGGATTTTATGACAACGATGTCACTTCAACAGTCCGACTAA